In Gossypium arboreum isolate Shixiya-1 chromosome 5, ASM2569848v2, whole genome shotgun sequence, a single genomic region encodes these proteins:
- the LOC108482287 gene encoding uncharacterized protein LOC108482287 — protein MEAKKALFNISKLLPQCPFPFTSRACLSTAYQHPQGSNAGVEGMYQVKTREGQPQSPPQQDSRTAEDSAKEGIKKGVEMAENVGDSAKKTLDGAWKLKQPKILQKS, from the exons ATGGAAGCAAAGAAAGCTTTGTTCAACATTTCAAAGTTGTTGCCACAGTGCCCTTTTCCATTTACCAGCAGGGCTTGCTTATCCACAGCTTACCAACATCCACAA GGAAGTAATGCAGGAGTAGAAGGCATGTACCAAGTCAAAACCAGAGAAGGGCAGCCACAGTCGCCGCCACAGCAAGACAGCAGAACGGCGGAGGATAGTGCCAAAGAAGGCATAAAAAAGGGGGTGGAGATGGCAGAAAACGTGGGGGATAGTGCTAAGAAGACCCTGGATGGAGCTTGGAAATTAAAGCAGCCAAAGATACTGCAAAAGTCGTGA